In Amycolatopsis sp. EV170708-02-1, the following are encoded in one genomic region:
- a CDS encoding SDR family oxidoreductase, giving the protein MALELRLDGAVVLVTGGVRGVGAGVTRTFLRAGAEVVTCARTEPERPVCAGEKASSFISCDVRDPKEVDALVDEIVRRHGRIDVVVNNAGGAPYAEAANASPRFHEKIVALNLLAPLAVARAANAVMQEQESGGVIVNISSVSATRPSPGTASYGAAKAGLDNLTASLAVEWAPKVRVNGLDVGMVRTEHSHLHYGDEAGIEAVGATVPLGRLADPDEIGSCAVFLASPLASYVSGACLTVHGGGEVPAFLAASNSLVKERKEPV; this is encoded by the coding sequence ATGGCACTCGAACTCCGGCTCGACGGCGCCGTGGTGCTGGTGACCGGTGGCGTCCGCGGCGTCGGCGCCGGTGTCACCAGGACTTTTCTGCGCGCCGGCGCCGAAGTCGTCACCTGCGCCCGCACCGAACCCGAGCGGCCGGTGTGCGCCGGGGAGAAGGCGTCGAGCTTCATCTCCTGCGACGTCCGCGACCCGAAGGAGGTCGACGCGCTCGTCGACGAGATAGTCCGGCGCCATGGCAGGATCGACGTCGTGGTCAACAACGCGGGCGGCGCGCCGTACGCCGAGGCCGCGAACGCGTCGCCGCGGTTCCACGAGAAGATCGTCGCGCTGAACCTGCTGGCGCCGCTGGCCGTCGCCCGTGCGGCGAACGCCGTCATGCAGGAGCAGGAAAGCGGCGGTGTCATCGTGAACATCAGCAGCGTCAGCGCGACGAGACCGTCGCCGGGGACGGCGTCCTACGGCGCGGCGAAAGCGGGCCTGGACAACCTGACCGCGTCGCTCGCCGTCGAGTGGGCGCCGAAGGTGCGGGTCAACGGGCTCGACGTCGGCATGGTGCGGACGGAGCACTCGCATCTGCACTACGGCGACGAAGCGGGCATCGAGGCCGTGGGCGCGACTGTCCCGTTAGGACGGTTGGCCGATCCGGACGAGATCGGTTCCTGCGCGGTGTTCCTGGCTTCCCCGCTGGCCTCCTATGTCAGCGGAGCCTGCCTGACCGTCCACGGCGGGGGAGAGGTGCCTGCCTTCCTCGCCGCATCCAATTCCCTGGTGAAAGAACGAAAGGAGCCGGTGTGA
- a CDS encoding enoyl-CoA hydratase family protein has translation MTVSTHSPEPGIAVVTVDAPPVNALSVKGWFALASAVTDAGRDPATHVVVLRAEGRGFNAGVDIKEIQRDPGYGALIGANEGCAAAFSAVYDCAVPVIAAVQGFCLGGGVGLVGNADVVVASEDATFGLPEVDRGALGAATHLARLVPQHLMRALYYTASTITAAQLHHHGSVYAVVPREDLDETALGVARQIAAKDTRVIRAAKQAINGIDVQPVHRSYRFEQGFTFELNLAGVSDGARQEFLDGKGK, from the coding sequence ATGACCGTTTCCACCCACTCACCGGAGCCCGGCATCGCCGTGGTCACGGTCGACGCGCCCCCGGTGAACGCGCTGAGCGTGAAGGGATGGTTCGCCCTCGCGTCCGCCGTCACCGACGCCGGACGCGACCCCGCGACCCACGTGGTGGTGCTGCGCGCGGAAGGCCGCGGGTTCAACGCGGGGGTCGACATCAAGGAGATCCAGCGCGATCCGGGATATGGCGCGCTGATCGGCGCGAACGAGGGCTGCGCGGCAGCGTTCTCCGCGGTGTACGACTGCGCGGTCCCGGTGATCGCCGCGGTACAGGGTTTCTGCCTCGGCGGCGGGGTCGGCCTGGTCGGCAACGCGGACGTCGTGGTCGCCAGCGAGGACGCCACCTTCGGGCTCCCCGAGGTCGATCGCGGCGCGCTGGGCGCGGCGACCCATCTCGCGCGGCTGGTCCCCCAGCATCTGATGCGGGCCCTGTACTACACGGCCTCCACGATCACCGCGGCCCAGTTGCACCACCACGGTTCGGTCTACGCCGTCGTCCCGCGCGAGGATCTCGACGAGACCGCGCTCGGTGTCGCACGGCAGATCGCGGCGAAGGACACCCGCGTGATCCGCGCCGCGAAACAGGCCATCAACGGCATCGACGTCCAGCCCGTGCACCGCAGCTACCGCTTCGAGCAGGGATTCACCTTCGAACTCAACCTGGCGGGCGTCTCGGACGGCGCACGCCAGGAATTCTTGGACGGTAAGGGGAAGTGA
- a CDS encoding CoA transferase subunit A — protein MADKRMTPDEIVAELKDGMTIGIGGWGSRRKPMALVRAILRSPVKDLTVVSYGGPDVGLLASAGKIKHLVFGFVTLDSIPYDPWFSRVRESGAITVTEYDEGVFGTGLSAAAQRLPFLPTRAGLGSGVMDLNPSLRTVRSPYDDAEELLAAPALRLDAAFVHLNRADARGNAQYLGPDPYFDELFALAADKCYVSTEKIVETAELTEAGPVQSLLLSRMLVTGVAETPNGAHFTTAVPDYGRDERFQRHYAASAKDLDAWPEFVDRFLSGDEAHYQKAVAEFGESA, from the coding sequence ATGGCCGACAAGCGGATGACGCCGGACGAGATCGTCGCCGAGCTGAAGGACGGCATGACGATCGGGATCGGCGGCTGGGGCTCGCGGCGCAAACCGATGGCGCTGGTGCGCGCGATCCTGCGCTCGCCGGTCAAGGATCTCACCGTGGTCTCCTACGGCGGTCCGGACGTCGGGCTGCTGGCGTCGGCGGGCAAGATCAAGCATCTCGTCTTCGGCTTCGTCACGCTGGATTCGATCCCCTACGACCCGTGGTTCTCCCGGGTGCGGGAATCCGGGGCGATCACCGTCACGGAATACGACGAGGGCGTGTTCGGCACCGGGCTTTCCGCTGCCGCGCAACGGCTTCCGTTCCTGCCGACGCGGGCGGGCCTCGGCTCCGGCGTGATGGACCTGAACCCGTCGCTGCGCACCGTCCGTTCGCCGTACGACGACGCCGAAGAACTGCTGGCCGCGCCCGCCCTCAGGCTCGATGCCGCCTTCGTCCACCTCAACCGTGCCGACGCCCGGGGCAACGCGCAGTATCTCGGGCCGGATCCGTACTTCGACGAACTGTTCGCGCTCGCCGCCGACAAGTGTTACGTGTCCACGGAAAAGATCGTCGAGACGGCCGAGCTCACCGAAGCGGGTCCGGTGCAAAGCCTGCTGCTGAGCCGGATGCTCGTCACCGGGGTGGCCGAAACGCCGAACGGCGCGCATTTCACCACGGCCGTCCCGGACTACGGCCGCGACGAACGTTTCCAGCGCCACTACGCCGCATCGGCCAAGGACCTCGACGCGTGGCCGGAATTCGTCGACAGGTTCCTGTCCGGGGACGAAGCGCACTATCAGAAGGCCGTCGCCGAATTCGGGGAGTCCGCGTGA
- a CDS encoding CoA-transferase subunit beta, with translation MSDISRAEVAVVACAELFRGDGEIVVSPMGFIPSLGARLARLTFEPDILLSDGEAYLMTPDAVVEGWQPFRKVLDTVVPRGKRHVVMGANQIDGEGNQNISAIGEHSRPKKQLLGVRGGPGNTANHRTSYWVPRHGKRVFVDRVDVVSGVGYARARAAGLRHHDVHRIVTNLGVLDFGGEDHAPRLLSVHPGVSVDEVVEATSFPLITEGVTETRLPTESELLLIRTSLDPKSLRDKEVPS, from the coding sequence GTGAGTGACATCAGCCGTGCCGAAGTGGCTGTCGTGGCCTGTGCCGAATTGTTCCGCGGTGACGGCGAGATCGTGGTGAGCCCCATGGGTTTCATCCCGTCGCTGGGCGCGCGGCTGGCCAGGCTGACGTTCGAGCCGGACATCCTGCTGTCCGACGGCGAGGCGTACCTGATGACCCCGGACGCCGTCGTCGAAGGCTGGCAGCCGTTCCGCAAGGTCCTCGACACCGTGGTACCGCGAGGGAAACGGCATGTGGTGATGGGCGCCAACCAGATCGACGGCGAGGGCAACCAGAACATCTCGGCGATCGGCGAGCATTCCCGGCCCAAGAAACAACTTCTCGGCGTGCGAGGCGGGCCGGGCAACACGGCCAACCACCGCACGAGCTACTGGGTCCCCCGGCACGGCAAGCGGGTCTTCGTCGATCGGGTCGACGTCGTGTCCGGTGTCGGCTACGCCAGGGCGCGCGCGGCCGGCTTGCGGCATCACGACGTCCACCGGATCGTCACGAACCTCGGCGTCCTGGACTTCGGCGGTGAAGACCACGCGCCACGGCTGCTTTCCGTACATCCGGGGGTTTCCGTGGACGAGGTCGTCGAGGCGACGTCGTTCCCGCTGATCACCGAAGGCGTCACGGAGACCCGGCTGCCGACCGAGTCCGAACTGCTCCTGATCCGCACCAGCCTGGACCCGAAGTCCTTGCGGGACAAGGAAGTCCCGTCATGA
- a CDS encoding nitronate monooxygenase family protein, with product MKTALTELAGIRHPIVQTGMGWVAGPRLVSATAEAGGLGILASATMTYDELAAAIKEVKSRTSEPFGVNLRADADDAARRVELLITEEVRVASFALAPKKDMIARLKDNGVLVVPSVGAARHAEKVAGWGADAVIVQGGEGGGHTGGVATTLLLPSVLDAVDIPVVAAGGFFDGRGLAAALAYGAAGVAMGTRFLLTRESTVPDEIKQAYLARDLNGTVVTRKVDGMPHRVLRTELVDALESAGPVSGLARAARNAAKFRKLTGLSWRSLATEGLRMKRGGDRTWSQVLMAANTPMLLRAGLVEGDRSAGVLASGQVVGLLDDLPAVGDLIETIVADATGILRRLASE from the coding sequence ATGAAGACCGCGCTGACCGAACTGGCGGGCATCCGTCACCCGATCGTGCAGACCGGGATGGGCTGGGTCGCCGGGCCGCGGCTGGTGTCCGCGACGGCGGAGGCGGGCGGCCTCGGCATCCTCGCCTCCGCGACGATGACCTACGACGAGCTGGCGGCGGCGATCAAGGAGGTCAAGAGCCGCACGTCGGAACCGTTCGGGGTCAACCTCCGCGCGGACGCCGACGACGCCGCGCGCCGGGTCGAGCTGCTCATCACCGAGGAAGTCCGCGTCGCGTCCTTCGCGCTCGCGCCGAAGAAGGACATGATCGCGCGGCTCAAGGACAACGGCGTCCTCGTCGTTCCCTCGGTCGGCGCGGCCAGGCACGCGGAGAAGGTCGCGGGCTGGGGCGCCGACGCCGTCATCGTGCAGGGCGGCGAGGGCGGCGGGCATACCGGCGGGGTCGCGACGACACTGCTGCTGCCCTCGGTGCTGGACGCGGTCGACATCCCGGTGGTCGCGGCGGGCGGCTTCTTCGACGGCCGGGGCCTGGCCGCCGCGCTCGCCTACGGGGCGGCCGGGGTCGCCATGGGCACCCGGTTCCTCCTGACGAGGGAAAGCACCGTCCCCGACGAGATCAAGCAGGCGTACCTCGCCCGCGACCTCAACGGCACCGTCGTCACCCGCAAGGTGGACGGCATGCCGCATCGCGTGCTCCGGACGGAACTGGTCGACGCGCTCGAGTCCGCCGGTCCGGTGAGCGGGCTCGCCCGTGCCGCCCGCAACGCCGCGAAGTTCCGGAAGCTCACCGGGCTGTCGTGGCGTTCCCTGGCCACCGAAGGGCTGCGGATGAAACGCGGCGGCGACCGGACGTGGTCGCAGGTCCTGATGGCCGCCAACACGCCGATGCTGTTGCGCGCCGGGCTTGTCGAAGGCGACCGGAGCGCCGGGGTGCTGGCGTCCGGGCAGGTCGTCGGCCTGCTCGACGACCTGCCCGCCGTCGGCGACCTCATCGAGACGATCGTCGCCGACGCCACCGGCATCC